The Montipora foliosa isolate CH-2021 chromosome 10, ASM3666993v2, whole genome shotgun sequence genomic sequence aggtttgtagtgcacgctggtagataaactgttgccattgattgaaagttacGAGAGTCATCCTCCAGCGCTGAGGCGAGGCGAGTTatttgttgttcctttggttTCGCGCATTCGTTTTTACCTTTATGCCTATAAGGAGATGTGTAACTTGTTTTTTTTGCAGGCGTAGGAGCTACCAGTTTGCGCAATCTAGTATACAAGAGTTTTTTCAACACATttgaccaagagaaaatgaggggacagagagggaggctcagggcgttggccggtatatgttatgtccacgaaagttatttttagacgagcggaagtctttgttctagcggacgtctgtcttccgagacgtccgcgtgcagtcttgcctcgctctcaggttcttagtgaaaagagtaAATGACGGCGctcgtggaaggctgatgaatatttattttctttcaaacatcggaccgaggttggcctgcatgcggacgtctcggaagacttccgctcgtctaaaaataactttcgtggacatgacatatcccaagggctggaccgtgagcctccctctctgtcccctcattttctcttcaTTTGACCTGCTTTTACAATATTTTCCAGCTTGGatgttttgactttgtaaacagtCCCGATTAGTATTTTTTGTGTGGGATTGGTTGGGTACCTTTTCTCCGAGCAAATCTGAACAGGCCTCTGTTTGCTGTAGGGGgagcaactgacaacaacagaGCAACTCCTTGTGACTCCGAGCAAAGATGAATAGGTCCCTGTAGGGGTACATGTTTAAACTTGCCTCTAATATATGCACACCCTTCGTGTATAGACGTGACTTGTATCTAATCAACcaaaaccctaatttatgcgacATGGGATGCACGTATTGTCATACGTGTTAGGGTTACGCTGTATTGCGTCATACCCCGAGttgccctaatttatgcacgccttGCGCCAGTTgctagggtttagggttagggattACGGTTGTGGAGCTTCAGGGCTCAACAGTTCCACCCGCTGCAGAACCCCACTTGGTATACTACTGCTGAAGGAAGATTTGTGTTGGACCGTTTATGGTCCCATTGGCAAGCCTAGTGATGACAGTGTCTATGTTGcaagtaaaatccgttctcaggttggattcgttttaacctaggttaaattcgtgatccgcaTTTTAGCTTGGTTGAATTATCCACTCAACCTATCTTAAACCTCCTCCAAAAAGGAGACTTATACCTTCCCTCCTCAAGCTCTGTTTTAtacatctcaacacatcttcttaatctttgttatcatcttatcggtttctgtattcatatacTTATTAATTGAGTCTCAACAGTAGAACATActtagggaacaaagaactgtactttgCACTTACCGGTTCTCGAACTCGCACCCTCCAGATCTGTAGtcctgtcttcaccactacactacactacaacgacgaacatgctcaatccaacaaagatctttttattttttacttttctgtgattggtcaatatcATATTAATGTacaacaaccaaaactaatcctaacctgaccctagtttttctctaggcttacgttaggctccaaaagagtttctttaatccatctgagtgcgtattcaatctCAAGCTCTTAGCTTCCAGCAGCTTGCCCTCATAGCTAtttgtggcccagtggttagagtgCTTACattgagatccggagattccGGGTTCACGACCCCccctgaccactcgttgaatttgatcctggtagtccctggttaaacttcccagctgcacttgtaaatagccaactggtttgcctccagccagttgggattcttaacagttgtttttgttctgttctgtcgtttcgttgtgtttcattggccttgaaaagcccctatggggagcggtcaattaagtatgtattgtattattgtttgTCTAAGTTTTGCCAGGGGTCTTAAGTTTGACGACGTCAAACGCGCGCTCAGCTCTTTTGCGAGTCCATTTCTCGCGCGCCTGTGtttgttcgcgtcatgcagctctccaatctatgtgacactgtgacacaaataaatacataaatcaACTTTATCTATGTCGAAATTCAGTGTAGAAAGTAGTATAGAAAGTTAGTActttatcgcaaacgtgactatcCAGCCAAAAACATAAGCTAAAATTAAAAggagcaaacaattccttacaaactttaatatatttAAATAGATCAATCTTAGCattcatgcatttttacaaatattcctttatattaacttgaataaattgtttccaattaaaaacaaagagagaagtcgcacaaaaaattaaaaccctcagtttttatatacttggtaaacacatattcatcagttaactgagtgaaatCTCACAAGTCATTAAGAGGAAAACCCTGAACTGGCTCCGAGCGATATCTACaacacaataataaaaacagagctcttttgaactctgccatttttaatgcatataacaatggatttataagAGAGTTTGCGTAAAGTAAGCAAACTAACGAATACATTAAATGGCGCGATGTTTTATCAGAAATGCTTTCAAACATTTCGCCTGAAGTAACATGAAAACGAAACCggaaaattgtaaatggcatcactagtattaacgataaaattgttacaatgaacagtgtcttggtcagttttctttgtcttctgattgcaccatgatgctgaggatgcgttccacaGTAAACTTTAATAgcgatggacgtgtaagaaacaGCGATGATTAAAAGGCAACAAACCCCCAACGAGTAGTATGATGCTTGCACGTGATAGACAGTAGTGACTTCTGAGCCGCCCAGGAAAAGTGGTGAAAAAGTGATAGCTGTAGACagggcagctgtaaaccaaacacccgcaacagctgctccaaatatcttctttttgatgaggcgatgcttgaatggacgaaaagttgcgtgcatccgctccaaagaaatagcagcaaggtTTGCTACAGAGGCTGCTGGAAAGAAATGTGTCGAACTCCAAAAATACATGGTGATCTCAAAGCTCCTGAACAAGTTAATCTTCCAAAAGTTACAATCGTTGCCCAATTCCAAACTAATCACGATCAAGTTGTATGTtacaaacatgtctgcaaccgccaggctgatcaccaggtacatgctacgcttgcgaaggattcgctctttcaggtaaataataattgtaagggcattcatggtcactatagcaacagcttcgatgttaagtaCTGTCAGCCAGGCAATGCACTCGGATGAAGAAAAGGGCTCGAAATTTGGAGTAGCTGTTCTGTTTTGGTGATGAGAATCATTGGTCATCTACGTGAGGAAAGAAAACGACGCTTAGAACAATAGCAaagtttgtgattggctaagagaaatgcggttgttaggtaacgcaatacaaaaaagaggaaagaggtaATTCGGTAAGAAAATCGAAGGTAACCAactaagcattctgattggccaataatcacagataaccaatcaaatgtgagtcccctgcacaattatcataacttttcttttaatttaatatCAATAAGTAGccacgatttttttttcgtacaatttcaaaaaattaaacactGATAAATTTAAGACCTCTTGGCTCGTGCAGTTTAGTTGGTTTTTAGAAACcttacaatatttttttgtctcAATTTGCACGAAAACATCGTGATTATTCATATACACGCAATCCTGCTTTAAAGCAATGAACGAATGCACTTCGTATTAGTAACTCTCCgtgctaaaatgtattttatcatgatcgtttgataaagcagctgaaaaTAAAGTGACACAGAAAAGAACCAATAAAAGCGGCCTCTAAGTGGCGCATTGACATCGAGCAAAAAAGCCCGAGTTGATGAGTCTAAATATTGATCCACAAGCGGCTGCTATCTTTGAGAAGACAATGTTGGGGAAACAGCCTATGTTTCAACCCCATGCAcacatttctgggttgtttCCCGAGTTAGTGTGCTAAATGTCTTGTAAAAGCGCACACAAAATCGTTGACTTTTGCTTACCCTTTTCCTTGTAGGTTCTTTATAATCTACCCCAAAATACTTCAAGACCGAAAATAATCTATACCTGTTACACGTTTGTTAAATAGCGGAAattgaaatatttgcataaaaatccgAGCAACGACTGTAAGGTTTTAGAATACAAGAATAAAGCGCACATTAAGGTATGAAAAAGGAATGAGATAATTTTAACatttaaagtttgaaattttgaaatgtcaataaaaaatgccttagagtacgaaaataaagaacaaaaggagattaagagaagaaaagcgaagGAGATGACAACGATTGGGGAAACTGCACAACCTGTTACAGCTTTGCACGAATATAGTCATcctgttttttttagttttattctcatttcaagttagtttaaattttatttaccgttagttaaaaaacaagaaggtaaatgaagtgaTATATCTGGTGTCCGTCAAGGGAGTATATTAGGGCCACTTCTTTTCCTGCTTTATATAAATGACTTCCCCCTAAATGTAAGCTGTAGTACAgagctttttgctgatgacagtgTACTTTATCGTAACATCGCATTTGTAGATGATTGTGTTGAGTTTCAGGGTGACCTGTCACGCTGAATCCCAAAAAGTGTAAGGCCCTACATGTTACCAAGTCTAAATGTCCTTTAGGTCATCAGagagaatgagaatgagaataaTCTGTCGGCTGTAGATAAACATAAGCAGCTGGGTATTTGGATTGAATCTTCTTTAAGGTGGGACGCTCATATCAATGACATTGTTGGTAAGGCAAATCGAGTGTTGGGTCTAATAAGGAGAACATTTGGGCCCAAAGATCCTGTGGCAATTAAAACAGCTTTTAATGCTTTAGTTcgttctattttggaatatgccTGGCCGGTGTGGAACCCTTATTTGGTTAAACACATACACAATATTGAATCCATCCAGCGTCGTGCTACTCGACTGATATGTGGATCTGATAAACCTTACTCTGAAAGGCTCATTGAACTAAACTGGTCATCATTGGAGCTTCGAAGGAAATACCTCGGCCTGCTTCagctttacaagataattcatggCTATTCTGATATTGACTATATACCGCATATGTGGATCTCACTGGCCCAACAAGAACTAGAAGTAACCATGACTTTAAAATTAGACttaaagcagcaaggacaaactattttaaattttcattttttaatcgtTACGTTAATGACTTGAAGTCTTTACCTAACTCAGTTATGTATCCTTCCAGCTTAAGCTCGTTTAAAACTTTACTACTTAATTATCTTTGTAAAAAGGTAGGTCTTTTATGTTTCGTACACATTGTGAAATTATATATTAGATACACTATTCTTAattgttttaagttttatttttggagAGCAGTTTTTATATGGGAATTCAGTCTCCCcctattgctttcctttacctattgtacttttgtatagatattttcttttgtacattggTAAGAAGCTATATAAAACTTAAACATAAATTATACCAAACTTTTCTtgccgtttttaacaaaaaacagctAATATGGCAACAGGAAACCGGTTGCTGCAAAAACATCATTTCAACTGGAGAAAAGACTTTCAAAGCAGGGCAAATAAGGTACAATGCGCGAaagacgctaaattactaaccTTGGACATACCTCTTTCAGTTTTCGTCTTGAGCAATTTGTCTATACCTTGCTTTccaacttgtaaaaccaagactTAACATTAAATCAAGTTTCGGTTCAATGCGTAGGCTAACGACTGAATGAGTCTGAAGAGAACTATCAAGGCCCAAAGGCAGCCGAGAGCTTCTTATACCTGGTAAGAGCTCTATCATTAGCAAATTAAGTGTACAACACAGCCTTTTTGACTTTATGTTATGCTTTCCCGCACCAATCAATTTCTAATATATGTAATAAAGATGTTATCAACCTTGTTttacactccaaagtgcaagttacgacacctttttattttttccagtaaattcAGTAACGTCATTGTGCTTCGCCCTCGCGCGAACAATTTAAGTGAAAACAATTACAAGTGGAAGTTAAGTTACGGAACTCGACCTCTATGAATAAAagccgatatatattttcttccaagaaaacgtattcgTGTTCACTaactttttcttaaacttgcgtaattgTGCTGAATGAAAAATTTGCTATAGAAGATAGAACCCGAGAGGTagaagtttaaagtaaggttaattcacaaatttggtcacctgtccagcatGGGACAATAACGCCTGCTCGAGGTCATGTTATTCATCGTCGGcattttgcaaaagaaataacTGTAACCCCCTTTCGAGTAATATGTAACGAGGTAATGAAAGTATATTCCTAGTGTTCATTAAAAAAGACGGGTCTGAAATTTAGGCTTTAAAATGTCATCAGTACATTAGCAAGACAACTAGCGcgcagaaaagaaaagaaaactatttttcctgCAAAAGACCTGAGTATTGAAGTCGCttcgaaaaaaatgcttaaGTGAATTGTGAAGTGAGGAACTGACTGAAATATTGTGCTGTTTCACCTTAACAGACAAgatagaagctgtgtttaaattaatatttgttgatgacttcctctccagctgcatGGAGAATGTTTTTGTCTTTAACCCATTGTTAAGCACACTTGTCTTAAACGTTTGTCTaacttcatgtcaaaacaaaagtgcatcaataaatttaaacacataatttgccttataattgtgcatgtcgcttcttatgtcgtcagtaatatttaagaaatagaaaacatgtaccgtgtttctatcgagttttaGTAGAATtttactagtatactaatgcaaatgctgtaatctgattggctgagccattgaacaccATCAGCCATAAGagtgcagtggctggaggtcgtcttggaaataacgacgtttttttcgtttttccaaagttttgggggaaaatttggatgcaaatgggtgATTAAATTTCTCagtgagaagtctaaacgacgGAAATTTACGGTCTcgtgactttcaaaaaagttgaaattattgaaaaagctaatGCGCTCGCGcacacaacttagattttaaatggcaattcaatctgagcgatctttttcagatatgtccaggtttgcaccaaattagatgcacgcggatttcaataagcgtcatgaagtgtccccttgctcttctcgccaaattcaacatcacttgtgtcttagaatacagacaatttatgtcataAAGTGTCCCCCAATTGcagctctttaagtaaagattaactgctgcatttacccaaagctaaaaataacgctaacctttgcccttaccttattgttgaaaataggtaccaaatgcttagacttaaggggacactttgtgttggatgtcaaaattgggcgtgcatctaattaggtgcaaacctggacatacgtgtctttttcaggcgcaaagtttaataatacgtatGTAGTTGCTATGGTTTTATTTATCATCCCCAGTTTTCTATAGTactgtcttcaccactacaatacaacgacgaacatgcacaacccaacacagttcctttcatttttaacctttctatgattggtcaattactaTCTATgtataacaaccaaaactaatcctaacctgaccctattttttcggtaggcttaagttaggctcaaaagagtttctttaatccatctgagtgcgtattcaacctcaaAGTCTTATCTTCCAGCCACTTGAGCTCATGGCTATTTATTCCTCTAAGTCTTGCCAGGAGTCTAAAGTTTGATGATGTCGAATGCGCTCTCAGCTTTGCGGGTCCATTTCTTGCGCGCATGTTTTTGTTTGCGTCACGCAGCTCTCCAAACCATGTGACAATGTGACACAAATACATAtgtacatcaactttatttatctcgaaatttcAGTGTAGGCTTaaaaagttagtattttatcgcaaacgtgactagcAGCCAGAAAACATAAactaaaaaagagcaaacaattccttacaaactttaatatatttgaatggatcaatcttagcatgcatgcatttccACGGCTCTTCCTTTacattaacttgaataaagtgtttcccattaaaaacaaagagggAAGTAGGACGAAAGTATCAAAACCTTCAGTTTTTATATacttggtaaacacatattcatcagttaactgagtgaaaaCTCCCGACTTTCAAGTCATATCGAGGAAGAACCTAACctggctccgagcgagatctacaacacaataataaaaacagagctcttttgaactctggcatttttaacGCATATAACAATGCATTTATAAGAAAGTTTGCGTACAAAAAGATACAAAAGGAATAATGGAGCCTTGAGTGATGCATTATTGTTCAAAATCTCTCACCTAAATtaacatttacaagaaaaaagaaatctgtaaatggcatcactagtattaacgatacaattgttacagtgaacaatgtcttggttagttttctttctcttctgattgcaccatgatgctgaggatgcgttccacaGTTAAATTTAGTAGCAATGGATGAGTAAGAAACAACCATAATAAAAAggcacacaaaatcattgacttttgcttacctttttccCTGTAGGTTCTTTATAATTTACCCAAAATACTTTAATGCTGTTCTACGTCCCGTTAACTGAAAGACCGAAAATAATCTATACCTGTTACACGTTTGTCAAATAgcggaaatcgaaatgttttgactatgtataggtttcgagaaacttggctcttttcttcaaacgatctgtgccaataatttgatacatataCACCACACTTTTTATTTGTCGAGTcttttaaatgttcaagtccaagttcaagatcataaaattccgcatatatgttgccggtaatatccgttctcaggttgaatccgttttaacctacaattgtaggttaaattggtgctCCTCATTTTCCCCagtttgaatacgcactcagatagattaaagaagcttttttgaagcctaaattaagcctggagaaaaattagggtcaggttagaattagtgttggtttttatacatagatatcaattgacttattatacaaaagtgatttatgaaaagaactgtgttgggtcgCGCGTGTTCGTCGTCGTAATGTAGTGGTGAAGatacaggactatagatctggaaggTCCGAGCTTGATCAACGGTAAgtgcacagtacagttctttgttccctaactttgttgtaatgttgagactaaatcgatcagtgtatgaatgcagaagGTGATAAGATGATATAATATGAAACATTATGAAGGTGttttgagatgcgtaagacagagcttgagggaaggtattggtgttttcaatcctaacaaggtagagtgcatattcaacctaggtaaaatacggatcacgaatttaacctataaggtaaaaattaaaacggattcaacctgagaacggatttgaccgacaacatatataCAATTATGAAACAATAACACACTAAAGTATTGGCTTAAAAATCCGACCAAAGACAATAAGGTTTTAGAATAAGAGAATAAAGCGCAAATTAAGTTAcgaaaagcgaatgaaaaaaattttaacatttcttaaagtttgaaatttgaaatgtcaataaaaatatGCCTTAGAGTACcgacgaaaataaagaataaaaggatatgagagagaagaaaaacgaAGGAGAAGACAACGAATGGGGAAAATAgacaaactgttacagctttgcacgaatatagtcatcctgtttttcttagttttattgtcatttcaagtaagtttaaagtttgtttaccgtttgttcaaaaacaaga encodes the following:
- the LOC137973897 gene encoding QRFP-like peptide receptor — protein: MTNDSHHQNRTATPNFEPFSSSECIAWLTVLNIEAVAIVTMNALTIIIYLKERILRKRSMYLVISLAVADMFVTYNLIVISLELGNDCNFWKINLFRSFEITMYFWSSTHFFPAASVANLAAISLERMHATFRPFKHRLIKKKIFGAAVAGVWFTAALSTAITFSPLFLGGSEVTTVYHVQASYYSLGVCCLLIIAVSYTSIAIKVYCGTHPQHHGAIRRQRKLTKTLFIVTILSLILVMPFTIFRFRFHVTSGEMFESISDKTSRHLMYSLVCLLYANSLINPLLYALKMAEFKRALFLLLCCRYRSEPVQGFPLNDL